From Montipora foliosa isolate CH-2021 chromosome 6, ASM3666993v2, whole genome shotgun sequence, a single genomic window includes:
- the LOC138008507 gene encoding replication factor C subunit 1-like isoform X2 yields the protein MCMWTAKEKSLHYDQAKADAAKAQKDIKMGPFDAVRKLLSGAESSKMNCNDKSDLFFCDYSMMPLFVQENYLMVEPGEGR from the exons ATGTGCATGTGGACAGCCAAGGAAAAGAGTTTGCATTATGATCAGGCTAAGGCAGACGCTGCTAAAGCGCAAAAAGACATCAAAATG GGACCTTTTGATGCCGTGAGAAAACTATTGTCTGGAGCTGAAAGCTCGAAAATGAACTGCAACGACAAATCGGACTTGTTTTTCTGTGATTACTCCATGATGCCTCTCTTTGTGCAAGAAAACTATCTGATGGTTGAACCTGGAGAAGGACG